Within the Hypericibacter adhaerens genome, the region ATGTAGCCGAGCCGCAGGCCCGGGGCGAGGGTCTTGGAGAGGCTCGCCACGAAGATCACGCGGCCGCTGCGATCGAGCGACTTCAGGGCCGGCGAGGGCGTGCCCTGATGGTTGATCTCGCTCTCGTAATCGTCCTCGACCACGACGATGTCGTTGGCCGCGGCCGACTGCAGCAGGGCGCGCCTGCGGGCCAGCGACATGGTGGCGGTGGTGGGGAACTGGTGGCTCGGCGTCGCATAGACATAATCGCAAGCGGCGAGGCGCTCATCGACCACCAGCCCCTCGCGGTCGATCGCGAGCGGGACCAGCTCGGCGCCGCGCAGGCTGAAGATGTTGCGCGCATCGACATAGCCCGGATCCTCGATGCCGACGCGCGTCCCGGCATCGATCAGCAGGCTCGCGATCAGGTAGAGCGCCTGCTGCGCGCCCACGGTGACGAGGATCTCGTCATTGCCGACCCGCACGCCGCGCCGCGGCAGGAGGCGGGTGCGGATCTGCTCGACCAGGAGCGGATCGTCTTCGGTGAAGAGGTCGCGCGACCATTCCTTGACCGACCCGCGGCCGAGCGCCTGGCGGGAGCAGTCGCGCCAGGCCGCGATCGGGAACAGTGCCGGGTCGACCTGGCCATAGATGAAAGGGAAGGGGTAGTCCTGCCAGTTGCGTGGCTTCTCGATATTGTGCTGTGCCGTCGGGCGGACGCGAAACCTGTCCGCCCAGTCCACCCCGGCTGGCCGTTCCTTGGCATTTGCACCGGTTGCGGTTTCCCGCGCCGCCGATACCACCGGTGGCTGGGCGCGTCCCGAGAGCACATCGGGCGCCACGAAATAGCCGCTGCGCTGGCGGGCGACGAGAAAACCTTCCTCGACCAGATCCTGATAGGCGAGCGCCACCGTGTTGCGGGCGACATTGAGCGTCTGCGCCATCTTCCGGCAGGAGGGGAGCGCCGTACCGGCCGGAATCTGGCCTTCCAGGATCGCGTCGACCAGCATGCGCCGGAGCTGCGCCTGGAGCGTGGTCTTGCCGTCCGGCTCGAAATGGAAAAGCTGTTCCCGCATTCACGCTCATTCCGGGCCGTCGGAAGCCGTGGCCGGCGAAATCTCCTTGACTGGCTCTGTTTCACTAGTCGATTGTAACAATACGATCAATTGGCGAAGAATCCCCAGCTTTTCTGCCGATTTCAACCCGGAAGCCGGTCACGTGGATGTCATAAATCCGTCGTGTGCCGGCGCTACAACGAGCGGTCCCCCCCGGGAGAATCGAATCAGAACCAAAAGCCAAGGGGGCGCGCGGTACAGGCTTCATACACATCCAAGACAGGGAGTTCTCTGATGACTGCCAAGAAACCGGCCTCGTCGGCTGAGTTGACGCTGAGCGCTGCACGCCGCTTCAGCCGCCGCACGATGCTGAAGACCGCCACCGCGGCGGGTGCCGCGCTGGCCGTTGGCCCGTGGCTGGTGAAGGATGCATTCTCATCCTCGGGCGAGCTCAATCTTCTCAACTGGTCGGACGAATTGCCCGACCCGGTCGTTCCGGACTTCACGAAGAAGACCGGCATCAAGGTAAACACGACGCCCTTCTCGCAGAACGAGGAGCAGATCAACAAGCTCCAGGCGACCGGCGGCGAAGGCTTCGACCTCTATCAGCCGACACGCGATCGCCAGCCGCAGTTCAAGGATCTGGGGCTGACCGCGGCGCTCGATCCGAAGAAGCTCGATAACAGCCACGTCCTGCCCTCCTTCATCGAAGCGACGAAGATCTGGGAGTGGGATGGCGGTCTGCATTGGCTGCCGCATTGCTGGGGCAGCGAGGCGATCTCCTGGCGCACCGACCTGACCAAGCTCGAATACAAGACGCTGAGCTACGGCACGCTCTGGAACGACGAATACAAGGGCAAGGTGCAGGGCCGTCCGCATTCGCTGCTGCTCGGCATCGGCCTCTGGATGGACGCGACGGGCAAGCTGCCCTCCAACCGCATGGCCGACGCCTTCAAGGATCCGGACACCTTCAAGAAGATCTACGACGTGATCCTGCCCTTCGCGATCGAACACAAGCCCTGGATCAAGCAGTTCTGGGACAGCGCCGACAACACCAAGTCCGGCCTCCTGGAGAACGGCGTGGTGATCGGCCAGACCTGGGACGGCCCCGCGCTCAGCCTCAAGAAGGACGGCAAGCCCGTCAGCTACATGGCGCCGCAGGAAGGCGCCATCGCCTGGATCGACGGCTGGTCGCTCTCCTCGGGCGCCAAGAACGTCGACCAGGCCTATGAGTGGCTGAACTACGTCCACACGCCGGAAGCTTCGGCCAAGGTGGCGGACGGTTCGGGCTACAACCCGATCGCCAAGGGCTCCGACGTCCTCCTGTCGGACGCCGCGAAGAAGAACTTCCAGGAAGCCTATCCGGAAGACGCGCTCGACAAGCTCTGGAACCGCATCCCCGAGCCGTCCTGGTTCGGCGATCTGCGCGGCGAGTATGCGGAGAAATACAAGGCGTCTTGATCGGCTGAGCCTCCAGTGACCATGCTGCATCCCGGCCCCGCTTGGGCCGGGATGCTTGCATTGGACCAGGGCTGCCTTGCGTCCGCGCGAGAGCCTCGCGCCGCCCCATGCAGCCCTGCAGGTTGCAGCGGACCGGTCCACGTCGGTGGAGCGGCCGTCGGGCATGCCTGAGGCCGGTTCCGAGAGTCAGGGAAGGGGAAGTCTCGATCCATGAGTGCGGATGTCGAGCTCGACCGGGTGACGATACGCTTCGGCAACTTTACCGCGGTCAAGAGTGCCTCTCTCAAGATCAATAACGGGGAATTCTTCAGCTTCCTCGGCCCCTCGGGCTGCGGCAAGACGACGATCCTGCGCACCATCTCGGGCTTCCTCGATCCCTCCGAGGGGACGGTGCGGATCGGCGGCAAGGATATGAGGGGCATCGGGCCCAACAAGCGCCCGACCGCGCTCATCTTCCAGAACCTGGCCCTGTTCCCGCTGATGACGGTGGCGGAGAACATCTCCTACGGCCTCCGGGTGCAGGGCGCCTCGCGCGCCGACCAGCGCCAGCGCGCCGACGAGCTGCTCTCGCTGATCGCGCTGCCCGGCCAGGGCGACAAGAAGATCGGCGAGCTCTCGGGCGGCCAGAAGCAGCGCGTGGCGATCGCGCGCGCGCTCGCGGTGCAGCCGAGCGTGCTGCTGCTGGACGAGCCGCTCTCGGCCCTCGATCTCAAGCTCCGGCAGCATATGCGCAACGAGCTGCGCGCGATCCAGCGCCGGGTCGGCATCACCTTCATCTACATCACGCACGACCAGGGCGAAGCCCTCACCATGTCGGACCGCATCGCGGTCATGAACGAAGGGGTGATCGAGCAGGTCGCCGACGGCAAGACGATCTATGACAATCCGGCGACCGGCTTCGTCGCTTCCTTCGTCGGCGAGAACAATCCCTTCGCCGGCAAGGTGATGGCGCTCGAGAACGGCGACGCCATCCTCGACACGCCCGTCGGGCGCCTGCGCGGTCGCAACGCCAGGAGCGTCAGGGTGGGCGACGATGCCGTGCTGTTCGTCCGGCCCGAGGCCTTCAGGCTGGGTGCCGGCACGAACGGTTCGACGCTGCAGGCGCCGGTCCTGAACGTCGCCTTCGAAGGCAATATGAGCCACATCTTCCTCAAGGGGCCGACCCGCAAGGAGATCGTGGTGACGGTCGGGCGCGGCGGTTCGGAGCGCATGCCGGCCCAGGGCGAGACGGCGGCGATCCAGTACGACCGCCAGGCCGGCCTGGTGCTGCCGGTGGGGAAGCTCGCCAGTGATTGAGCTCGGCAAGTATGTGATCTTCGGCGGGCCCGTCATCGTCATCGCCGTCTTCTGGGCGATGGCGGTGATGGAGCGGCGCCATCAGGGCGAGCCGGGCGCCAAGAATTTCTTCGGGCGCAACGGCATCGCGATCGCGGTCTTCCTGCTGGCCGCGGTCGGGCTCTGGGCGGTCATCATGATCGTCCTGCCGCAGCTCTACATGATCGATTTCTCCTTCCATCCGAAGCTGCCGCCCAAGGATTACGGCGGGCCCAACGACCATTACACGCTCGACAGCTACCGCTATTTCATCTTCGGCAGCACGACCTCGACGGATCAGCTCAACACGCTGCATCTGAAGGCGTTCTTCATGACGATCCTGGCCAGCATCCTGGTCACGGCGATCAATTTCTGCCTCTGCTACCCGCTGGCCTACTACATGGCGCAGGTGGCGAAGCCCGAGCGCCTCAGGCTCTTCATGCTGATGCTGATCGCGCCCTTCTGGGTCAACGAGATCCTGCGCGCCTTCGCCTTCCGCGTGCTGTTCAGCACCGGCGGGCTCATCAACACCGCCCTGCTCGGCCTGGGCCTCATCGGCGAGCCGATCGATTTCCTCGGGCTCGATATCGGCATGTATACGGGCCTGTCCTACGCCTACCTGTTGATGATGATGTTCCCGCTCTATAACGCGATCGAGAGCCTCGACAAGAACCAGATCGAGGCGGCGCGCGACCTGGGCGCTCCCTGGTGGCATATCCATCTCTTCGTGGTGATGCCCTTCGCCAAGCCCGGCATCGCGTCCGGCTGCACCATGGTCTTCATGCTGACGGCGGGCGCGCTCGCTGCACCCTTGATCCTGGGCGGGCCCAAGAGCCTCTGGTTCACGCCGATCGTCTATGACCGCTTCTACCAGGCCTTCAACTGGCCGCAGGGCTCGGCCTACGCCTTCATCCTGCTGCTCACCTGCATCGTCTTCGTGCTGGCGGTCTTGCGGGTGTTCCGGGTCAGTCTCGGGGAGATCACCCGATGAGCTCCCAGACCGTGATGCGGGCGATGATCGGGTTCTACATCGTCCTGTTCTTCGCCTACCTGTTCGGCCCGCTGATCGTGATGGGCATCACCGCCTTCAACACGCCGAACTACCCGCAGGCCTATCCGTTCGAGGGCTTCACGCTCAAATGGTTCGAGGCGCTCGCCAATGACGATGAGCTGCTGACGGGTCTCAAGACCTCCGTCTTCATCGGCATCGGCGTGGTCTGCGTCTCGGTGCCGGTGGGGCTCGCCGGCGCCATCATCATGACCCAGATCTATTGGCGCGCCCGCTCGCTCTATTACCTGGTCGTGGTCTCGCCGGTGCTGACGCCAGGCGTGATCCTCGGCATCTCGACCGTCATCTTCTGGAAGGACGTGACCGCCTGGACCGGGATGAAGTTCCTCTTCAACGGCTATTTTCTGACCGTCCTGGGGCAGTCCACCTTCATCTCCGCCTATTCGATGCTGGTGTTCCTTTCGCGCCTGCAGCGCTTCGACCGCGCGCAGGAGGAGGCGGCGCTCGATCTGGGCGCCAGCTATCCGCAGGTCTTCTTCCACATCCTGCTGCCCTTCCTGAAGCCCGCGATTCTTTCGGCCTCGGTGCTGGCCTTCCTCGCCTCCTTCGAGAACTACAACACCACCACCTTCTCGATCCTGGCGGAGAAGACCCTGGTGACGGTGCTGGCGGGCCGCGTGCGGCAAGGCACGACGCCGAGCCTCTCGGCACTCGCCGTCCTCATCGTGGCGATCACCATCGTCGGCGCCGTGATCTACGAGATCCTGCGCCGGCGCGAGCTGAAGAAGGCCGCGGAGGCCAAGGCCACGGCGCTCGCCGCGGAAGCGGCAACGCCGGTCGCGGTGGCGGCGTAGGGCGGCGCGGAGGGGCGGCGAAAGACCTCCTTGGCTTCATCCCGGCACTCTTCATCCGTAATCCCCGCGAAAGCGGGGATCCATCCCGGCCCAGCGCGCCGAGCTTAGTGATGGACCCCCCGCTTTCGCGGGGGTGACGGCTGGCGCGGGACTGACGCTCGGCGGGGCCTGCCCCCTCCAATTGCGCCGCCCTGTCCCTATAGGGGCTTGATCCTGGCCGATAGGATGGCCGTCAGTGCCGAAAGGCCTCTCCCATCCTTCCAGACCCAGGGTCCCGTCATGCAGTACGAAGCCAACACGCTCGAGAATCACTGGCTGCCCTTCACCTCGAATCGCGATTTCAAGCAGGAGCCGCGGCTCCTGGTGAAGGGCGAGGGGGTCTATTACTGGAACCACAAGGGCGAGAAGCTGCTCGACGGCAGCTCGGGCCTGTTCTGCGTGGCGGCCGGCCATGCCCGCAAGGAGATCGCCGAGGCGGTCGGCCGGCAGCTCCTGGAGATGGATTACGGCCCCCATTTCCAGGTGGCGCATCCGTCCTCTTTCGAGCTCGCGCGCAAGGTGGCGGCCCTGACGCCCGACGGGCTCGACTATGTCTTCTTCTGCAATTCGGGTTCGGAATCGGTCGACACCGCGATCAAGATCGCGCTCGCCTATCACCGCGCGCGCAACGACGGGCAGCGCACCCGCTTCGTCAGCCGCGAGCGCGCCTATCACGGCGTCAATATCGGCGGCGTGTCGCTCGCCGGCATGGTGCGCAACCGCGAGACCTTCGGCGCGGTGATGCCGGGCGTGGTCCATATGCGCCACACCTGGTCGCCCGACGCCCGCTTCACCCGCGGCCAGCCGGAGAAGGGCGCCGAGCTCGCCGACGACCTGCAGCGCTTCGTCGATCTCTATGGCGGCTCGACCATCGCCGCCTGCTTTGTCGAGCCGATCGCCGGCTCGACCGGCGTGCTGGTGCCGCCCAAGGGCTATCTCGAGCGGCTGCGCAAGATCTGCGACGCGCATGGCATCCTGCTGGTGTTCGACGAGGTCATCTGCGGCTTCGGGCGCACGGGCAAGGCCTTCGCCGCGCAGAGCTTCGGCGTGACGCCCGACATGATCACCATGGCCAAGGCGCTCACCAATGGCGCCCAGCCGATGGGGGCGGTCGCCGTCAGCGACAAGATCTACGGCACCATCGTCGACAGCGCCCCCGACCATGCGGTCGAGCTCTTCCACGGCTATACCTACTCGGCCCATCCCGCCGCCTGTGCCGCGGGTATTGCCGCGCTCACGATCTACGAGAAGGAAGGCCTGTTCCAGCGCGCGGCCGAGATGTCGCCCTATTTTCTCGACGCGGTCTATTCGCTCAAAGGCATCCCCGCCGTCACGGACATCCGCGGCTACGGCATGCTCGCCGGCATCGATCTCGCCACGGACGGCAGGCCGGGCGTGCGCGGCTACGACGCCACCAAGCGCCTCTTCGCCGCGGGGCTGCATGTCAAGTTCACCGGCGACGCCGGGATCATCGCGCCGCCCTTCGTTGCGGAGAAGTCGCATATCGACCAGATGATCGATATCCTGCGCAAGGTGTTCAGCCAGTACTGATCCTCGGGCGCAGCAGTTCCTCACCCCCAACCCTCTTCGCGTTCCCAGCCACCACCGCCCGGCTTGTCATCCCCGCGAAAGCGGGGATCCATTTCGAGGCTTGGTGACCTGGATCAGGATGGATCCCCGCTTTCGCGGGGATGACGTAGAGGAAGGCGCGGGGTGAGGGCTCAAACATAGGTCGCTTCCCATTCCATGACGGCCCTGCTCGCAGACACCAACGGCTGGCTGCTCGCCTTCAGCCTCGTCTGCGTGCTGGGTGCCGCGGTCGTGCGCGGCTTCGCCGGATTCGGCTTCTCGCTGCTCTCCATCACGGCACTCTCGCTGGTGCTGAAGCCGGCCGAGATCGTGCCTTCGATCTTCATGCTGGAGGTGGCGGCGAGCCTGCCGCTCCTGCCCGGCATCTGGCGCGACGTGCATTGGCGGTCGATCGGCTGGCTGCTGCTGGGCTATGTGGTGCTGGTGCCGGCGGGGGTCTGGCTCCTGGCCAACGCGCCGGTGGCGCCGATGAAGCTGGCGCTGGGCCTGTTCGTGATCGCGACCGCGGCCCTGCTGCTCAAGGGTTTCGCGCTCCAGCAGATGCCGAACCGGGCGGCGACGCTCGCCGTGGGCGGCGCCAGCGGGATCCTCAACGGCGCCTTCGGCATCGGCGGTCCGCCGGTGGTGCTGTTCTATTTCAGCTCGCCCGCCGGGGCGACCGCGGGCCGGGCCTCGGTTATCGCCTTCTTCATCGCGACCGACCTGCTGGGGCTCGCCTTCCAGGCGCGCGAGGGGCTGATCACCGAGACCAGCTTCTGGCGCTTCCTCCTGTTCCTGCCGCCGCTCCTGATCGGCGTGTGGATCGGCAATCGCGGCTTCAAATCAGCCGACCCGGCACTCTTCCGCCGGATCGTGCTATGGCTCCTGGTGCTGCTGGCAGCGCTG harbors:
- the pdxR gene encoding MocR-like pyridoxine biosynthesis transcription factor PdxR, whose product is MREQLFHFEPDGKTTLQAQLRRMLVDAILEGQIPAGTALPSCRKMAQTLNVARNTVALAYQDLVEEGFLVARQRSGYFVAPDVLSGRAQPPVVSAARETATGANAKERPAGVDWADRFRVRPTAQHNIEKPRNWQDYPFPFIYGQVDPALFPIAAWRDCSRQALGRGSVKEWSRDLFTEDDPLLVEQIRTRLLPRRGVRVGNDEILVTVGAQQALYLIASLLIDAGTRVGIEDPGYVDARNIFSLRGAELVPLAIDREGLVVDERLAACDYVYATPSHQFPTTATMSLARRRALLQSAAANDIVVVEDDYESEINHQGTPSPALKSLDRSGRVIFVASLSKTLAPGLRLGYMVGPEPFIREARALRRLMLRHPPANNQRTIALFLADGHHDALLRRLSQIYKDRWKAMGEALTRHLPECRWQQSQGGTAYWVEGPPGLDARLLEAAAAKQGILIERGDWHFQAQDAPRRFFRLGFSSIALEKIEPGIKLLGEILRKQMG
- a CDS encoding extracellular solute-binding protein produces the protein MTAKKPASSAELTLSAARRFSRRTMLKTATAAGAALAVGPWLVKDAFSSSGELNLLNWSDELPDPVVPDFTKKTGIKVNTTPFSQNEEQINKLQATGGEGFDLYQPTRDRQPQFKDLGLTAALDPKKLDNSHVLPSFIEATKIWEWDGGLHWLPHCWGSEAISWRTDLTKLEYKTLSYGTLWNDEYKGKVQGRPHSLLLGIGLWMDATGKLPSNRMADAFKDPDTFKKIYDVILPFAIEHKPWIKQFWDSADNTKSGLLENGVVIGQTWDGPALSLKKDGKPVSYMAPQEGAIAWIDGWSLSSGAKNVDQAYEWLNYVHTPEASAKVADGSGYNPIAKGSDVLLSDAAKKNFQEAYPEDALDKLWNRIPEPSWFGDLRGEYAEKYKAS
- a CDS encoding ABC transporter ATP-binding protein, which produces MSADVELDRVTIRFGNFTAVKSASLKINNGEFFSFLGPSGCGKTTILRTISGFLDPSEGTVRIGGKDMRGIGPNKRPTALIFQNLALFPLMTVAENISYGLRVQGASRADQRQRADELLSLIALPGQGDKKIGELSGGQKQRVAIARALAVQPSVLLLDEPLSALDLKLRQHMRNELRAIQRRVGITFIYITHDQGEALTMSDRIAVMNEGVIEQVADGKTIYDNPATGFVASFVGENNPFAGKVMALENGDAILDTPVGRLRGRNARSVRVGDDAVLFVRPEAFRLGAGTNGSTLQAPVLNVAFEGNMSHIFLKGPTRKEIVVTVGRGGSERMPAQGETAAIQYDRQAGLVLPVGKLASD
- a CDS encoding ABC transporter permease, with amino-acid sequence MIELGKYVIFGGPVIVIAVFWAMAVMERRHQGEPGAKNFFGRNGIAIAVFLLAAVGLWAVIMIVLPQLYMIDFSFHPKLPPKDYGGPNDHYTLDSYRYFIFGSTTSTDQLNTLHLKAFFMTILASILVTAINFCLCYPLAYYMAQVAKPERLRLFMLMLIAPFWVNEILRAFAFRVLFSTGGLINTALLGLGLIGEPIDFLGLDIGMYTGLSYAYLLMMMFPLYNAIESLDKNQIEAARDLGAPWWHIHLFVVMPFAKPGIASGCTMVFMLTAGALAAPLILGGPKSLWFTPIVYDRFYQAFNWPQGSAYAFILLLTCIVFVLAVLRVFRVSLGEITR
- a CDS encoding ABC transporter permease; this translates as MSSQTVMRAMIGFYIVLFFAYLFGPLIVMGITAFNTPNYPQAYPFEGFTLKWFEALANDDELLTGLKTSVFIGIGVVCVSVPVGLAGAIIMTQIYWRARSLYYLVVVSPVLTPGVILGISTVIFWKDVTAWTGMKFLFNGYFLTVLGQSTFISAYSMLVFLSRLQRFDRAQEEAALDLGASYPQVFFHILLPFLKPAILSASVLAFLASFENYNTTTFSILAEKTLVTVLAGRVRQGTTPSLSALAVLIVAITIVGAVIYEILRRRELKKAAEAKATALAAEAATPVAVAA
- a CDS encoding aspartate aminotransferase family protein — protein: MQYEANTLENHWLPFTSNRDFKQEPRLLVKGEGVYYWNHKGEKLLDGSSGLFCVAAGHARKEIAEAVGRQLLEMDYGPHFQVAHPSSFELARKVAALTPDGLDYVFFCNSGSESVDTAIKIALAYHRARNDGQRTRFVSRERAYHGVNIGGVSLAGMVRNRETFGAVMPGVVHMRHTWSPDARFTRGQPEKGAELADDLQRFVDLYGGSTIAACFVEPIAGSTGVLVPPKGYLERLRKICDAHGILLVFDEVICGFGRTGKAFAAQSFGVTPDMITMAKALTNGAQPMGAVAVSDKIYGTIVDSAPDHAVELFHGYTYSAHPAACAAGIAALTIYEKEGLFQRAAEMSPYFLDAVYSLKGIPAVTDIRGYGMLAGIDLATDGRPGVRGYDATKRLFAAGLHVKFTGDAGIIAPPFVAEKSHIDQMIDILRKVFSQY
- a CDS encoding sulfite exporter TauE/SafE family protein, which encodes MTALLADTNGWLLAFSLVCVLGAAVVRGFAGFGFSLLSITALSLVLKPAEIVPSIFMLEVAASLPLLPGIWRDVHWRSIGWLLLGYVVLVPAGVWLLANAPVAPMKLALGLFVIATAALLLKGFALQQMPNRAATLAVGGASGILNGAFGIGGPPVVLFYFSSPAGATAGRASVIAFFIATDLLGLAFQAREGLITETSFWRFLLFLPPLLIGVWIGNRGFKSADPALFRRIVLWLLVLLAALTAGQGLLQLWGEPSI